Proteins encoded within one genomic window of Deltaproteobacteria bacterium HGW-Deltaproteobacteria-2:
- a CDS encoding glycosyl transferase: MIFLCVGSREYQFDRLLKEIDNLLKENKIDEEVFAQIGQSNYIPTHYQYVRYMSPDDFRRKQIDADLIISHGGTGALVAALKLGKKVIAVPRLVKYQEHIDDHQIQVCDMLEKQQYLKVVYEMSDLYGMMQQVKKQKAVKKYSNPSNILSIIDEYIARTQKLRQE, from the coding sequence TTGATATTTTTATGTGTTGGTTCCAGAGAATATCAGTTTGATCGACTACTGAAAGAAATAGATAACCTCCTTAAAGAAAATAAAATTGATGAAGAAGTATTTGCCCAAATCGGACAATCTAATTATATACCGACACACTATCAGTATGTTCGTTATATGTCACCGGATGATTTTCGTCGAAAACAAATTGATGCTGATTTGATCATTTCTCATGGTGGCACCGGTGCGCTTGTTGCCGCACTTAAACTGGGTAAAAAAGTTATTGCCGTGCCTAGATTGGTAAAGTATCAAGAGCACATTGATGATCATCAAATTCAAGTATGCGATATGCTGGAAAAACAACAATATTTAAAAGTTGTATACGAAATGTCTGATCTGTATGGCATGATGCAACAAGTAAAAAAACAGAAAGCTGTTAAAAAATATTCCAATCCTAGTAATATATTATCAATAATTGATGAATACATCGCCAGAACGCAAAAATTACGGCAAGAATAA
- a CDS encoding oxalate:formate antiporter → MANENLESKRWLIAGAAVIIQLCLGTVYAWSVFKMPLMKMHGWDGKTVQYTFMILMGILGLAAAFGGTLVDKKGPRFVATIGGILFGIGTLVAGYADQIGSITLLYLGFGVICALGNGFGYVTPIATLIRWFPDKRGLVTGLAVMGFGAGAFFMGKIAPVMIKAFQQIDPTGKIISSGVSTTWYIWGVIFLVLVTGSAQLFKNPPKGWLPAGFKPAATTVSAADSFTLGEAVKTPQWWMLWSMLCLNVSAGLGLISQHSPLAQDIYKKTMGLTGDLTPEQVAIVAAAGGAVVAYAAIFNGLGRLFWAKISDNIGRKMVFLIMFATQAVLYVLVAKGFIATYWPFIFASCYLLACYGGGFATMPAFAADSFGPANIGKVYGFMLTAWSVAGIVGPFAFEAFKPQALMIAAGLLTIGFCITLVYKAPKGKKS, encoded by the coding sequence ATGGCAAATGAAAATTTAGAAAGCAAGAGGTGGTTAATTGCCGGCGCAGCTGTTATCATTCAGCTTTGTCTCGGCACTGTGTACGCATGGTCTGTTTTTAAAATGCCTTTAATGAAAATGCACGGCTGGGATGGAAAAACAGTCCAATACACTTTCATGATTCTTATGGGTATTCTTGGATTGGCTGCTGCTTTCGGCGGCACTCTGGTTGATAAAAAAGGACCCCGTTTCGTCGCCACGATTGGTGGTATCCTTTTTGGTATCGGTACATTAGTAGCCGGTTACGCTGATCAGATTGGAAGCATCACTCTTCTTTATCTTGGTTTCGGCGTAATTTGCGCATTGGGCAATGGTTTTGGCTACGTTACACCGATTGCCACCCTGATTCGCTGGTTCCCGGATAAAAGAGGTCTGGTAACCGGTTTGGCCGTTATGGGTTTCGGCGCCGGCGCTTTCTTCATGGGCAAAATCGCTCCAGTCATGATAAAGGCCTTCCAGCAGATTGACCCCACCGGAAAAATTATCTCCTCCGGTGTATCCACAACCTGGTACATCTGGGGTGTGATATTCCTTGTTCTTGTAACAGGTTCCGCACAGTTATTCAAAAATCCTCCCAAAGGTTGGCTGCCTGCCGGTTTCAAACCCGCCGCTACAACTGTTTCCGCGGCTGATTCTTTCACTTTAGGCGAAGCCGTAAAGACTCCCCAATGGTGGATGCTCTGGTCTATGCTGTGCCTTAACGTATCCGCCGGTCTTGGTCTGATTTCCCAGCATTCCCCGCTGGCTCAGGATATTTACAAGAAAACAATGGGCTTAACCGGTGATTTGACTCCGGAACAAGTAGCTATAGTAGCAGCTGCCGGTGGAGCTGTTGTTGCCTACGCCGCAATATTTAATGGTCTGGGAAGACTTTTCTGGGCAAAAATTTCCGATAATATCGGCCGTAAAATGGTATTCTTAATTATGTTTGCCACTCAGGCTGTTTTGTACGTGCTGGTTGCCAAAGGATTCATCGCAACCTATTGGCCTTTCATTTTTGCTTCCTGTTATCTACTGGCCTGTTACGGCGGTGGCTTCGCTACCATGCCTGCTTTTGCCGCGGATTCATTCGGTCCGGCAAATATTGGCAAGGTATACGGTTTCATGCTGACCGCATGGAGCGTCGCCGGTATTGTCGGCCCCTTTGCATTTGAAGCATTCAAACCTCAGGCGCTGATGATTGCCGCCGGTCTTTTAACCATCGGCTTCTGCATTACGCTGGTTTACAAAGCGCCAAAAGGTAAAAAAAGCTAA
- a CDS encoding sensor histidine kinase: protein MISHGISKNSMSKLTFASQFLRWFIIIFFIVCSGIPFAQADDQIVRVGVYENAPKIFTAENGRPSGIFIDIIEFIAKPEGWKLEYVAGTWTEGLDRLAKGEIDLMPDVAYTAEREKIYSFHKVPILSSWYLVYAPKGNNIHSIFDLKEKRLLVLERSVQEAAFARLSKGFGLNVTLVSVPDYKTMFEKVSKGEADAAITNRFYGMLHAKRFGLEDTAVVFEPSDLFFAAPKNDPKHLLDSIDKHISTVKKDPQSIYYLSLKRWTSEEVRFKLPVWIKILGLVIGIVLFMSLIGSIVLKRQVNARTHELQQINKEMEQRIIERTAQLAEAMEKAQAADRIKSAFLAAMSHELRTPLNSIIGFTGMVLQGLAGPLNEEQKKQLGMVRGSARHLLDLINDVLDISKIEAGQLTITSETFDLRKSIDKALQIVSPLAEKKNLRLYSRIGDNISEIRGDQRRVEQIIINLLNNAVKFTDRGEIKLDCHADDKAITLSVTDTGIGIKPENLNIIFDAFRQVDCGITRVQEGTGLGLNITKKLVEMMGGSIHVASKLEEGSAFTVTLPKI, encoded by the coding sequence ATGATTTCACATGGAATAAGCAAAAACAGTATGAGCAAGCTCACTTTTGCCAGTCAATTTTTACGATGGTTTATCATCATATTTTTCATTGTATGTTCTGGTATTCCATTTGCACAGGCTGATGATCAGATCGTTAGAGTAGGCGTTTATGAAAATGCGCCGAAGATTTTCACGGCCGAAAACGGCCGACCATCGGGAATCTTTATTGATATTATTGAATTTATCGCAAAGCCCGAAGGGTGGAAATTAGAATATGTAGCAGGCACATGGACAGAAGGATTGGATCGCCTGGCAAAAGGGGAAATAGATCTCATGCCGGATGTGGCCTATACGGCGGAGCGGGAAAAAATATATTCCTTTCACAAAGTGCCGATACTGTCCTCCTGGTATCTGGTATACGCTCCTAAGGGAAACAATATCCATTCCATATTTGATCTGAAAGAAAAGCGACTTCTCGTCCTGGAACGTTCAGTTCAGGAGGCAGCATTTGCCCGGCTTAGCAAAGGCTTCGGCTTGAATGTCACTCTCGTTTCGGTGCCTGATTACAAAACTATGTTTGAAAAAGTCTCCAAGGGTGAAGCGGACGCTGCCATAACGAATCGTTTTTACGGGATGTTGCATGCCAAGAGATTCGGGCTTGAGGATACGGCGGTTGTTTTCGAACCTTCCGACCTCTTTTTCGCAGCACCAAAGAACGATCCCAAACACTTGCTGGATTCCATTGACAAACATATTTCAACTGTGAAAAAAGACCCTCAATCTATTTATTATCTCTCACTGAAACGATGGACTTCCGAAGAGGTTAGATTTAAACTGCCCGTATGGATAAAAATCCTTGGTCTTGTTATCGGCATTGTCCTGTTCATGAGCCTGATTGGAAGTATTGTTTTAAAGCGCCAGGTGAATGCTCGTACCCATGAACTTCAACAGATCAATAAGGAAATGGAACAGCGGATAATCGAACGTACAGCTCAACTGGCCGAGGCCATGGAAAAAGCCCAGGCAGCCGACCGGATCAAATCTGCCTTTCTTGCCGCCATGTCTCACGAACTTCGTACACCGCTCAACTCGATAATCGGGTTCACGGGAATGGTTCTACAGGGTCTCGCCGGCCCTCTCAACGAAGAACAAAAGAAACAATTGGGAATGGTGCGCGGGAGTGCCCGCCATCTGCTTGACCTCATCAATGATGTCCTCGATATTTCCAAGATAGAAGCAGGGCAACTTACAATAACATCGGAAACCTTTGATTTGAGAAAATCAATCGACAAGGCTTTACAAATTGTTTCGCCCCTCGCCGAGAAAAAAAATCTTCGCCTCTATTCCAGAATTGGAGATAATATATCCGAAATACGCGGAGATCAGCGAAGAGTGGAACAGATAATCATCAATCTACTCAATAATGCAGTAAAGTTTACCGACCGTGGAGAAATCAAGCTTGATTGTCATGCAGACGACAAAGCGATTACGTTGTCCGTGACAGATACCGGTATCGGCATTAAACCGGAAAATCTTAATATTATTTTTGACGCTTTTCGTCAGGTGGATTGCGGTATCACAAGGGTGCAGGAAGGAACTGGTTTGGGACTTAATATAACTAAAAAACTTGTGGAAATGATGGGCGGTTCCATCCATGTGGCAAGCAAGCTAGAAGAAGGCTCTGCATTTACAGTTACATTGCCTAAAATATAA
- a CDS encoding [FeFe] hydrogenase H-cluster radical SAM maturase HydE has protein sequence MSISDKFEKLLIKAETGENLTREDIVNLLKLPGDYSPALFAAANRVRKKNVGDEIFLRGIIEFSNYCERNCLYCGLRNSNEKLSRYRMTDDEIINTAQEIKKSRVSTVVLQSGEDSFYSADRICRLIEQIKNETGLIITLSIGERSAADFHLFLQSGVSRYLLKQETVAPELYKYLRPGCQLDQRIQCLRSLQLLGFETGTGSIVGLPGQTLEILADDLFFMKQLDADMLGIGPFIAHPDTPFAGIENDDIELTLRVLAIARLLTRDTNIPATTALGTLHPQGQLLALQAGANVVMPDFTPEIYKMRYDLYSGKSDVGSAEEIISRLEKDSQSIGRTLSYSPGHRTKK, from the coding sequence ATGTCTATATCTGATAAATTTGAAAAACTTCTGATCAAAGCCGAGACCGGTGAGAATTTAACCCGCGAGGATATTGTTAATCTTCTCAAACTACCCGGTGATTATTCGCCTGCCTTGTTCGCCGCAGCCAACCGCGTTCGTAAAAAAAATGTTGGCGATGAGATATTCTTGCGCGGCATCATCGAATTTTCCAACTACTGTGAACGTAACTGCCTTTACTGCGGTTTGCGTAATAGCAATGAGAAACTCAGCCGTTACCGCATGACCGATGATGAAATAATAAATACGGCGCAAGAAATTAAAAAATCGCGCGTATCTACGGTAGTTCTGCAATCAGGAGAAGATTCTTTTTATTCCGCTGACAGGATTTGTCGTTTGATTGAACAAATAAAAAATGAAACAGGGCTTATTATCACATTATCCATTGGTGAAAGAAGCGCTGCTGATTTTCATTTATTTCTGCAATCAGGCGTAAGCCGTTATCTACTCAAACAAGAAACTGTAGCGCCGGAACTTTACAAATATCTGCGTCCAGGATGCCAACTTGATCAACGAATACAATGCCTGCGCTCCCTCCAACTTCTGGGCTTTGAAACAGGAACAGGAAGCATAGTGGGCCTGCCGGGACAAACACTGGAAATCCTGGCGGATGATTTGTTTTTTATGAAACAACTTGATGCTGACATGCTGGGTATCGGACCTTTTATCGCTCATCCTGATACGCCTTTTGCCGGCATTGAAAATGATGATATCGAACTCACCCTGCGTGTTCTGGCCATTGCGCGATTGCTTACCCGCGATACCAATATTCCCGCGACAACCGCTCTGGGCACGCTTCATCCGCAGGGACAGCTCCTGGCTCTTCAGGCCGGAGCCAACGTTGTTATGCCTGATTTTACGCCGGAAATTTACAAAATGCGCTACGACCTTTATTCCGGCAAATCAGATGTTGGTTCGGCAGAAGAAATAATCAGCAGGCTGGAAAAAGATTCTCAGTCTATCGGCAGAACACTTTCATATTCACCGGGGCATCGTACCAAAAAATAA
- a CDS encoding response regulator, whose product MNPIVLVIEDNEQNLYLMRFLLEKNGFTVVEATDGLKGVEMAKETKPNLILLDIQLPRMDGYTVAREIRKNDELSDTPIVAVTSYAMVGDRERVLAAGADGYIEKPIDPEKFIDQIKKHVHFD is encoded by the coding sequence ATGAATCCCATAGTTCTTGTAATTGAAGACAACGAACAAAATCTCTACCTAATGCGGTTTCTTCTGGAAAAAAACGGCTTCACCGTAGTGGAGGCAACAGATGGATTAAAAGGTGTGGAAATGGCAAAAGAAACGAAACCTAATCTTATTCTCCTCGACATCCAGCTTCCCAGGATGGATGGGTATACCGTGGCACGGGAGATAAGGAAAAATGATGAACTCTCCGATACACCAATCGTTGCTGTTACCTCTTATGCCATGGTGGGCGACAGGGAACGGGTTCTCGCTGCCGGAGCAGACGGCTACATTGAAAAACCGATCGACCCTGAAAAATTTATTGACCAAATAAAAAAACATGTTCATTTTGACTGA
- a CDS encoding radical SAM protein, translated as MSKLSFAVGVYRPPSEGGSGSLLLRVTENCPWNKCTFCEMYKDHSFVYRSVEDIKTDINTVRIIIDEIQEVARKVGQEGRINRDVLQALLSVNPYLNENHCFSTVFSWLYYGGKTAFLQDADSMIMRPLELIEVLKHLRKTLPTLTRVTSYTRSKTLSQRKLEDLKAIRESGLDRIHVGLETGDDEVLRIIRKGVTSAEQIEGGKKAMAAGFQLSEYWMPDIGGRERWRQNAENTARVLNEINPHYIRSRPFVPRCGTPIFDDYEQGRMHISSPHERLEELRVMINNLNVTSSVCFDHSMNVWANRQSGLLFRQDYEGYKFPEEKSLVLELIDEGLSIDEKRHVHVQDLIAISSL; from the coding sequence ATCAGCAAATTATCTTTTGCCGTGGGTGTTTATCGTCCACCCAGCGAAGGGGGAAGTGGGTCGCTTTTATTGAGGGTTACTGAAAATTGTCCCTGGAATAAATGCACATTTTGCGAAATGTACAAGGATCATTCCTTTGTTTATCGTTCGGTTGAGGATATTAAAACCGATATCAATACAGTAAGGATTATCATTGATGAGATACAGGAAGTCGCAAGAAAGGTTGGGCAGGAAGGTCGGATTAACAGAGATGTTCTGCAAGCACTCTTGAGCGTCAATCCGTATCTTAACGAGAATCATTGTTTTTCTACTGTATTCAGCTGGCTTTATTATGGAGGTAAAACGGCTTTTCTTCAGGATGCCGACAGCATGATTATGAGACCTTTGGAACTTATCGAAGTGCTGAAGCATTTGCGAAAGACTCTTCCCACCCTGACCAGAGTGACTTCATATACCCGTTCGAAAACGCTGTCGCAGAGAAAGCTTGAAGATTTAAAAGCTATTCGCGAGTCGGGTCTTGATCGCATTCATGTAGGATTGGAAACAGGGGATGATGAGGTACTGAGAATTATCCGCAAAGGCGTAACCAGTGCTGAACAGATCGAAGGAGGTAAAAAAGCGATGGCGGCTGGTTTCCAGCTTTCCGAATATTGGATGCCTGATATAGGAGGGAGAGAACGCTGGCGGCAAAATGCGGAAAATACAGCACGTGTCTTAAACGAAATCAACCCGCACTATATTAGATCACGTCCTTTTGTGCCGCGTTGCGGTACGCCGATATTTGATGATTATGAGCAGGGCAGGATGCACATCTCTTCGCCACACGAGCGGCTGGAGGAGCTACGTGTGATGATTAATAATTTGAATGTTACATCGAGTGTGTGTTTTGATCATAGCATGAATGTATGGGCCAACCGGCAAAGCGGACTTCTCTTTCGTCAGGATTACGAAGGGTATAAATTCCCGGAAGAAAAATCGCTGGTGCTGGAGCTGATCGACGAAGGTTTATCCATAGACGAAAAAAGACATGTTCATGTCCAGGATTTGATAGCCATAAGTTCACTATAA
- a CDS encoding enoyl-CoA hydratase (Catalyzes the reversible hydration of unsaturated fatty acyl-CoA to beta-hydroxyacyl-CoA) yields the protein MPFVLYEKKDKIAYITLNRPEKFNALSPELINELSKIWVDFRDDDSVWVGIFTGAGKAFCSGVDIASDVEMLSLLGGKPPARVISWMKEAPAWRASPANYNVSKPIIAAINGHCLGGGLWLALESDIRIAAEAAQFGIPEPRLGMPASFTALFQHYVPPGIAHEMLITCDRIGAQRAYEVGLVNRVVSSDQLLQTATEMAERICQNSPLAIKAVKELLLKSRDMNRTDAMSLTDQVMHNILGSPDIMEGFVAFVEKRKPVWKVK from the coding sequence ATGCCGTTTGTTCTCTATGAAAAGAAGGATAAGATTGCTTATATTACCCTTAATCGTCCTGAGAAGTTCAATGCTCTTAGTCCTGAACTTATCAATGAGTTGTCAAAAATATGGGTAGATTTTAGAGATGACGATAGCGTGTGGGTTGGTATCTTCACGGGAGCAGGGAAGGCCTTTTGTTCAGGGGTTGATATCGCATCCGATGTGGAAATGCTTTCGTTATTGGGCGGAAAACCTCCGGCAAGAGTGATCTCATGGATGAAAGAAGCTCCTGCCTGGCGTGCATCTCCTGCAAACTATAATGTCTCGAAACCCATTATTGCAGCCATCAATGGACATTGTCTCGGCGGAGGCTTGTGGCTGGCTCTGGAAAGCGATATAAGAATTGCCGCTGAGGCCGCTCAATTTGGCATACCCGAGCCCAGATTGGGCATGCCGGCAAGCTTTACCGCTCTTTTCCAACACTATGTTCCTCCTGGAATTGCCCATGAAATGCTCATTACCTGTGATAGAATAGGCGCCCAGAGAGCTTACGAAGTTGGACTGGTCAATCGTGTAGTTTCTTCTGATCAACTCCTCCAGACCGCAACAGAAATGGCAGAGAGAATTTGTCAAAATAGCCCTCTTGCAATAAAGGCAGTAAAAGAACTTCTCCTGAAAAGTAGAGATATGAACCGGACTGACGCCATGTCATTAACAGACCAGGTAATGCATAATATACTTGGTTCTCCGGATATTATGGAAGGTTTTGTAGCCTTTGTGGAGAAGAGAAAACCTGTTTGGAAAGTGAAGTAA